One Periophthalmus magnuspinnatus isolate fPerMag1 chromosome 15, fPerMag1.2.pri, whole genome shotgun sequence genomic window carries:
- the c1d gene encoding nuclear nucleic acid-binding protein C1D codes for MAENASNEDYPHEIDEQLTGFDSAVSSVKNMLDTLISMPRNDLLQKLDPLDQAKLDLMSVYTLNSLFWMYLVTRGINPRDHGIKQELERIRTYMNKVKEITDKKKAARLDKGAASRFLRNALYDPEEKNSAKKSASKKAAETSSDTPQRKRSKQS; via the exons ATGGCGGAGAATGCCAGTAACGAAGACTATCCTCATGAGATCGACGAACAGCTCACGGGCTTTGACTCGGCTGTTTCGAGTGTTAAAAACATGTTGGACACCTTGATTTCCATGCCCAGAAATGATCTGCTGCAAAAG CTGGATCCACTGGACCAGGCAAAACTTGATCTGATGTCTGTCTACACATTGAACTCTCTGTTTTGGA TGTACTTGGTCACTCGAGGCATTAATCCAAGAGACCATGGCATCAAACAGGAACTG GAGAGAATAAGGACTTATATGAACAAAGTGAAAGAGATAACAGATAAAAAGAAAGCGGCTCGTCTGGATAAAGGTGCTGCGTCTCGCTTTCTCAGGAACGCACTATATGATCCAGAGGAGAAGAATTCAGCAAAGAAATCTGCATCCAAGAAGGCAGCAGAGACATCATCAGACACACCTCAAAGAAAGAGGTCAAAGCAGAGCTGA